A window of the bacterium genome harbors these coding sequences:
- a CDS encoding electron transfer flavoprotein subunit beta/FixA family protein, producing MRIVVCIKQVPESLDVKIDPETKRIVREGVKSIINPYDTYAIEEGIRLKERFGGEVLAISMGPFQAEEALKEAIAMGVDDGFLLTDKKFGGSDTLATSFTLSCGIKKTGNFDIIICGRETLDGSTGQVGPEIAEFLKIPYITFVSKIENISDNIIYCTRLMEDHYEKVMAKLPVLITVVKEINEPRIPSLKGLLKAKKAEIKRITADQLGEDERFFGQDGSPTRVIDVWTPEIKKEGKKIEGEPEYLTDEIIKQLKTLGVV from the coding sequence ATGAGAATAGTCGTATGCATAAAACAGGTTCCAGAGTCACTTGATGTAAAAATAGATCCCGAAACAAAAAGAATTGTTAGAGAAGGAGTAAAAAGTATTATAAACCCTTATGACACCTATGCTATTGAAGAAGGAATACGATTGAAAGAGAGGTTTGGGGGAGAAGTATTGGCAATTTCTATGGGCCCTTTTCAGGCAGAAGAAGCATTAAAAGAAGCAATTGCGATGGGAGTTGATGATGGTTTTTTGCTTACTGATAAAAAATTTGGTGGAAGTGATACATTAGCGACATCTTTTACTTTAAGTTGTGGAATAAAAAAAACTGGTAATTTTGATATAATAATATGCGGAAGAGAAACCCTTGATGGAAGTACCGGACAGGTTGGACCTGAAATTGCTGAATTTCTTAAAATCCCTTATATAACTTTTGTAAGTAAAATTGAGAATATTTCTGATAATATTATTTATTGCACAAGATTAATGGAAGACCACTATGAAAAGGTAATGGCAAAACTCCCTGTTTTAATAACAGTTGTAAAGGAAATAAATGAACCAAGAATTCCCTCATTAAAAGGACTATTAAAAGCAAAAAAGGCAGAAATTAAAAGAATAACTGCTGACCAGTTAGGCGAAGATGAGAGATTTTTTGGACAGGATGGTTCTCCAACAAGAGTTATTGATGTATGGACACCTGAAATAAAAAAAGAAGGTAAAAAAATTGAGGGTGAGCCAGAATATTTAACTGATGAAATAATAAAACAACTTAAAACATTGGGAGTAGTATAA
- the gltX gene encoding glutamate--tRNA ligase, which translates to MVRVRFAPSPTGYLHIGNARTALFNYLFARKNKGKFVLRIEDTDKERSKREYEEGIIEDLKWVGIDWDEGPDIGGPFGPYRQSERLSIYRDIAEKLLKEGKAYKCFCTKEEVEGRTKETGYDGKCRNLTKEEIEKLEKERKEYVLRFKVPEKKKVKVNDLIRGEVEFETDFITDFIIMKPDNTPTFHFAVVVDDVLMEITHVIRGEDHLSNTPKHIMLFEAVGGKIPQFAHMSMTLGSDRTRLSKRHGATSVRFYKQEGYLPEAFFNYITLLGFGITEGKEIFTKEELISEFSIERCNKSNAVFDPEKLLWMNGYYIRNSTPERLFQLSLPFLKKACLVKEPLSEEKKEEIKKLIYLHREKVKTLKEIPLWIDYFLTDEINYEEQCIKEYLGENSKKILSELLPYLEECSDFNKDLLESQLKKFFDEKKYKTKDVFHPLRVALSGRMRGPGIFELLEFLGKEKVIKRLKRITNKETRK; encoded by the coding sequence ATGGTAAGAGTAAGATTTGCCCCAAGTCCAACAGGTTATCTCCATATTGGAAATGCAAGAACTGCCCTTTTTAATTATCTTTTTGCAAGAAAAAATAAAGGGAAATTTGTATTGAGAATTGAAGATACTGATAAAGAGAGGTCAAAAAGAGAATATGAAGAAGGAATAATTGAAGACCTTAAATGGGTTGGAATTGATTGGGATGAAGGTCCTGATATTGGTGGTCCATTTGGACCATACAGGCAATCAGAAAGATTATCTATTTACAGAGATATTGCAGAAAAACTATTGAAAGAGGGAAAAGCATATAAGTGTTTTTGCACAAAAGAAGAAGTTGAAGGAAGAACAAAAGAAACTGGATATGATGGAAAATGCAGAAATTTAACAAAAGAAGAAATTGAAAAATTAGAGAAAGAAAGAAAAGAATATGTTTTAAGATTTAAAGTACCTGAAAAGAAAAAGGTTAAGGTAAATGACCTTATAAGAGGAGAAGTTGAATTTGAAACGGATTTTATAACTGATTTTATTATAATGAAACCAGATAATACTCCTACTTTTCATTTTGCAGTTGTCGTTGATGATGTTCTGATGGAAATAACTCATGTAATTAGAGGAGAAGACCATCTTTCAAATACTCCAAAACATATAATGTTATTTGAAGCAGTAGGCGGAAAAATTCCTCAATTTGCTCATATGTCAATGACACTTGGAAGTGATAGAACCCGTTTAAGTAAAAGACATGGTGCAACTTCTGTAAGGTTTTATAAACAGGAGGGCTATTTACCAGAGGCATTTTTTAACTATATCACTTTACTCGGATTTGGAATAACAGAGGGAAAAGAAATTTTTACAAAAGAAGAATTAATATCAGAATTTTCTATTGAAAGATGTAATAAATCTAATGCTGTATTTGACCCTGAAAAATTATTATGGATGAATGGTTATTATATCAGGAATTCAACACCAGAAAGATTATTCCAACTTTCTTTACCATTTTTAAAAAAAGCATGCCTTGTAAAAGAACCATTATCAGAGGAAAAGAAAGAAGAAATTAAAAAACTTATATATCTGCATAGAGAAAAGGTAAAAACATTAAAAGAAATTCCTTTATGGATTGATTATTTTTTGACTGATGAGATAAATTACGAAGAACAATGTATAAAAGAATACCTTGGCGAAAATAGTAAAAAAATTCTTTCTGAACTTTTACCTTATTTAGAAGAATGTTCTGACTTTAACAAGGACTTATTAGAAAGTCAATTAAAAAAATTCTTTGATGAAAAAAAATATAAAACAAAAGATGTTTTTCATCCATTAAGAGTTGCATTAAGTGGCAGAATGAGAGGTCCTGGAATTTTTGAACTTCTTGAATTTCTTGGGAAAGAAAAAGTAATAAAGAGGTTAAAAAGAATAACTAATAAGGAGACAAGAAAATGA
- the cysS gene encoding cysteine--tRNA ligase: MIKFFNTLTKKKEEFVPIEQNIVKMYTCGPTVYDFAHIGNFRAYIFEDLLHRYLEYRNYKVIRVMNITDVDDKTIKGAKKEGISLKEYTDRYLNYFLEDMETLRIKKPDFLPRATEHIEEMVSLIKKLLEKGYAYRKNGSIYYDISKFHNYGKLSGIELESVKPGARVETDEYSKEDVRDFALWKGVKEDEDVWWETELGKGRPGWHIECSAMSMKYLGETFDIHTGGVDNIFPHHENEIAQSEGATGKKFVNYWLHCAHLLVNNEKMSKSKGNFWTLRDLLNKNYEPVAIRYLLLTTHYRDPLNFTEKSLEGAENTIKNYNDFYNSLNFCQGKEDEDIEKEIEKARNGFIENLDDDLNISPAIASIFNFIKYVNKKVAEYKVSNQQAEKIKKFLEEIDYILCILNYKEKQLPEEYTELIKEREKARKEKNYKRADEIRDYLKSKGIIIEDTPYGTRWKKE; encoded by the coding sequence ATGATTAAATTTTTTAATACCCTGACAAAGAAAAAAGAGGAATTTGTACCTATTGAACAAAATATAGTAAAAATGTACACCTGTGGTCCAACTGTTTATGATTTTGCTCATATTGGTAATTTTCGTGCTTATATTTTTGAGGACTTACTCCATAGATATTTAGAATACAGAAATTATAAGGTAATAAGAGTAATGAATATAACAGATGTAGATGATAAGACAATAAAAGGAGCAAAAAAAGAAGGAATATCTTTGAAAGAATATACTGATAGGTATTTGAATTATTTTTTAGAAGATATGGAGACATTGAGAATTAAAAAGCCAGATTTCTTACCGAGAGCAACTGAACATATTGAAGAGATGGTATCTCTTATAAAAAAGTTATTGGAAAAAGGATATGCATATAGGAAAAATGGGTCTATTTATTATGATATTTCAAAATTTCATAACTATGGAAAACTTTCAGGGATTGAATTAGAAAGTGTAAAACCAGGGGCAAGAGTAGAAACAGATGAATATAGCAAAGAAGATGTAAGGGACTTTGCATTATGGAAAGGTGTAAAAGAGGATGAAGATGTATGGTGGGAAACAGAACTAGGGAAAGGTAGACCTGGATGGCATATTGAGTGTTCAGCAATGAGTATGAAATATTTAGGAGAGACATTTGATATTCATACAGGGGGTGTTGATAATATTTTCCCTCACCATGAAAATGAAATTGCACAGAGCGAAGGAGCAACAGGTAAAAAATTTGTGAATTACTGGTTACATTGCGCTCATTTACTTGTAAATAATGAAAAAATGTCAAAATCAAAAGGGAATTTTTGGACATTAAGGGACTTGTTGAATAAAAATTATGAGCCAGTTGCCATTAGATACTTGCTTTTAACAACTCATTATAGAGACCCTTTAAACTTTACTGAAAAATCATTAGAAGGTGCAGAAAACACAATTAAAAATTATAATGATTTTTATAATTCCTTAAATTTCTGTCAGGGTAAAGAAGACGAAGATATTGAAAAGGAAATAGAAAAAGCAAGAAACGGATTTATTGAAAATTTAGATGATGACCTGAATATTTCTCCTGCAATTGCATCAATTTTTAATTTTATAAAATATGTGAATAAAAAAGTAGCAGAATATAAGGTATCTAATCAACAAGCAGAAAAAATTAAAAAATTTCTTGAAGAAATTGATTATATTCTATGTATTCTTAATTATAAAGAAAAGCAACTTCCAGAAGAATATACTGAATTGATAAAAGAAAGAGAAAAGGCAAGAAAAGAGAAAAATTATAAAAGGGCTGATGAAATAAGAGATTATCTAAAAAGTAAAGGAATAATAATTGAAGATACCCCTTATGGAACAAGGTGGAAAAAAGAATGA
- a CDS encoding uracil-DNA glycosylase — protein MEKKKEFEELEEESRNCQRCKLYKGRTNVVFGKGSIDTRILFIGEGPGFNEDKKGIPFCGKAGEILDLLLSSINLKRDDVYITNIVKCRPPNNRDPEDEEIKSCSYFLSKQIELIKPEIIVPLGRHSMREIFNRFSIDETGAISKVHGNIYEKKGVFILPLYHPAVAVYNPDRYLLLKKDFEKIRELIERKKYYNKEGEENGYLF, from the coding sequence ATGGAAAAGAAAAAGGAATTTGAGGAATTAGAAGAAGAAAGTAGAAATTGTCAAAGATGTAAATTATATAAAGGTAGGACAAATGTTGTTTTTGGAAAAGGAAGTATTGATACCAGAATTTTATTTATAGGGGAAGGTCCTGGTTTTAATGAAGATAAAAAAGGCATTCCTTTTTGTGGAAAAGCAGGAGAAATTCTTGACTTACTTCTTTCGTCAATTAACTTAAAAAGAGATGATGTTTATATAACAAATATAGTTAAATGTAGGCCCCCTAACAATAGAGACCCAGAGGATGAAGAAATAAAAAGTTGTTCTTATTTCTTATCAAAACAAATTGAACTAATAAAACCAGAAATTATTGTCCCTCTTGGAAGACATTCAATGAGAGAAATTTTTAACAGATTTTCAATAGATGAGACAGGAGCAATAAGTAAGGTGCATGGAAATATTTATGAAAAAAAAGGTGTCTTTATATTGCCACTTTATCATCCTGCTGTTGCTGTTTATAATCCAGACAGATATTTACTTCTTAAAAAGGACTTTGAAAAAATAAGAGAGTTGATAGAAAGAAAAAAGTACTATAATAAAGAAGGTGAAGAAAATGGATATTTATTCTGA
- a CDS encoding V-type ATP synthase subunit K, with product MNLGLLYALIGAGLAIFLCGTGSSIGIGYSGSAANGVLSEEPEKFGTMLLLVALPGTQGIYGFLTGFLIMMKVGILGGQIVTVSPSAGLQILLSCLPIAISGLTSAIYQGRVCAAGISVASKHPEASMRAMVYAAMVETYAVLGLVASIFLLFVVKI from the coding sequence ATGAACCTCGGACTTTTGTATGCTTTAATTGGAGCAGGACTTGCTATATTTTTGTGTGGTACTGGTTCAAGTATTGGAATTGGTTATTCAGGTAGTGCAGCAAATGGTGTTCTTTCAGAAGAGCCGGAAAAATTTGGAACAATGTTATTGCTTGTTGCTCTTCCAGGGACACAGGGAATTTATGGGTTTTTGACTGGATTTCTTATAATGATGAAAGTCGGAATCCTTGGAGGGCAAATAGTAACAGTTTCTCCATCTGCTGGTCTACAAATTCTTCTTTCATGTTTGCCAATAGCAATTTCAGGACTTACTTCTGCAATATATCAGGGAAGGGTATGTGCTGCTGGAATATCTGTTGCTTCAAAACATCCAGAAGCAAGTATGAGGGCAATGGTTTATGCAGCAATGGTTGAAACATATGCTGTTTTAGGACTTGTTGCTTCAATTTTTTTACTTTTTGTAGTAAAAATATAA
- a CDS encoding V-type ATPase subunit has translation MDIYSESGRIKALEKKFLTSKQVQSIIEAKNIGEVISILEKSFYKFPSPILNTEEIIELLDKERNFIYEEIEKISPDILRIFLLKNDFFNLRIILENKSNYVLPCNLPGQILKGYIEGNKGNIPDFLKKGVKIVKSEKNIEEKLLDLKNEYYIQLYNLLTAFNSSFIEKYGKIEIDFANLSTFILKKKKGEKIVSSFFIRNGNTRAEKFLNEEAILKSLTKEYKITDTFINEENFEIIRYKAIMNYIKEGKIIPYGIEVIFSYFIAREIEADIIQKLLISKFYNIDENILKKQPVIVYQWK, from the coding sequence ATGGATATTTATTCTGAAAGTGGAAGAATTAAGGCACTTGAAAAAAAATTTCTAACATCCAAACAGGTACAAAGTATAATAGAGGCAAAAAATATAGGAGAGGTTATTTCAATATTAGAAAAGTCATTTTATAAATTTCCTTCACCAATTTTAAATACAGAAGAAATTATTGAATTACTTGATAAAGAGAGAAATTTTATTTATGAAGAAATAGAAAAAATTTCTCCTGATATTTTGAGAATTTTTCTCCTAAAAAATGATTTTTTTAATTTGAGGATTATTTTAGAAAATAAAAGTAATTATGTTTTACCATGTAATTTACCCGGTCAGATTTTGAAAGGATATATTGAAGGAAATAAAGGGAATATACCTGATTTTTTAAAGAAAGGGGTTAAAATAGTAAAATCAGAAAAAAATATAGAAGAAAAATTACTTGACCTGAAAAATGAGTATTATATTCAACTATATAATTTATTAACTGCATTTAATTCTTCCTTTATTGAAAAATATGGGAAAATTGAAATTGACTTTGCTAACCTTTCTACTTTTATTTTAAAAAAGAAAAAAGGAGAAAAAATAGTATCATCCTTTTTTATTAGAAACGGAAATACAAGGGCAGAAAAATTTTTAAATGAAGAGGCAATTTTAAAATCCCTTACAAAAGAATATAAAATTACAGATACTTTTATAAATGAAGAAAATTTTGAAATTATAAGATACAAAGCAATAATGAACTATATAAAAGAAGGCAAAATTATTCCCTATGGAATTGAAGTAATTTTCTCTTATTTTATCGCAAGAGAAATTGAGGCAGACATAATACAAAAATTACTTATCAGTAAATTTTATAACATAGATGAGAATATATTAAAAAAACAGCCAGTTATTGTCTATCAGTGGAAATAA
- a CDS encoding radical SAM protein, giving the protein MEYIEVVSDKKIHGWWKGKRECSSERVLLNPYVGCEIGCFFCYTCGYPGKFQLSKKESKVFVYINFVDNLKKQIEKLNYISTCYLSPVSDPFQPAEKIFKITEKTIEFLISKNIPVNITTKETIPENIIEMIKGHPHCYGQVSILTIDENLRKKLMEKGAETDKLFENIRNLSKNNIFSICRIDPIIPFINDSQDTLEEIIKRSKDCGAKHIIASIIDINISKKEEIFTEIEKKFGRSIKRKLEELYIEKIGSSLHSKIDYRKNVFSLLRNLCDKYNLTFALCMEFEKKDGKIYGLNKEFGSSVNCEGINIPIYKRDGEKFSPACDCNGNCISCNFPSCGIEEIAQGKVKNNNYKGFDFYDYLRWSKKQKGLFEK; this is encoded by the coding sequence ATGGAATATATAGAAGTTGTCTCTGATAAAAAAATACATGGCTGGTGGAAAGGTAAAAGAGAATGTTCCTCTGAAAGAGTCCTTTTAAACCCTTATGTTGGATGTGAGATTGGTTGTTTTTTCTGTTATACCTGTGGATACCCTGGAAAGTTTCAGTTATCAAAAAAAGAAAGCAAGGTATTTGTTTATATAAATTTTGTTGATAATTTAAAGAAGCAGATAGAAAAATTAAATTATATTTCTACCTGTTATTTATCTCCTGTTTCAGACCCATTTCAACCAGCAGAAAAAATATTTAAAATAACTGAAAAAACAATTGAATTTCTAATTTCAAAAAATATACCTGTCAATATAACAACAAAAGAAACAATACCTGAAAATATAATTGAAATGATAAAAGGACATCCTCATTGCTATGGGCAGGTATCAATTTTAACAATAGATGAGAATTTAAGAAAGAAATTGATGGAAAAAGGGGCAGAAACAGACAAACTTTTTGAGAATATAAGGAATTTATCAAAAAATAATATTTTTTCGATTTGTAGAATTGACCCTATTATCCCTTTTATAAATGATAGCCAGGATACCCTTGAAGAAATAATTAAAAGAAGTAAAGATTGTGGAGCAAAACATATAATTGCCAGTATTATAGATATAAACATTTCTAAAAAAGAAGAAATTTTTACAGAAATTGAGAAGAAATTTGGCAGGTCAATAAAAAGAAAATTAGAGGAATTATATATTGAAAAAATTGGTTCGTCCTTACACTCAAAAATTGATTATAGAAAAAATGTCTTTTCATTATTAAGAAATTTATGTGATAAATACAATCTTACTTTTGCTTTATGTATGGAATTTGAGAAAAAAGATGGTAAAATTTATGGACTTAATAAGGAATTTGGTAGTTCAGTTAATTGTGAAGGCATAAATATCCCTATTTACAAAAGAGATGGAGAGAAATTTTCCCCTGCCTGTGATTGTAATGGGAATTGTATTAGTTGTAATTTTCCTTCATGTGGTATTGAAGAAATTGCCCAGGGAAAGGTAAAAAATAACAATTATAAAGGTTTTGATTTCTATGACTATTTGAGATGGAGTAAAAAACAAAAAGGACTTTTTGAAAAATGA
- a CDS encoding type II secretion system protein GspG, translating to MKKGISLIEILVVLVIISIIASLSLPAIHKARLKGLITKTKTTIDSLEAALSMYETDFGDYPESDGTGSKVLYQFLVGPIDDENWKGPYIRLRKQDIDEEGNIVDAWNNPIIYKYPQEEYENTPYIIFSFGPDGKKNTKDDIGNW from the coding sequence ATGAAAAAAGGAATATCTTTGATTGAAATTCTTGTTGTTCTTGTAATTATCTCAATTATTGCATCTCTTTCGTTGCCAGCAATACATAAAGCGAGATTAAAAGGACTGATTACAAAAACAAAGACAACGATTGATTCTCTTGAAGCAGCACTTTCAATGTATGAAACCGATTTTGGAGATTATCCTGAATCAGATGGGACTGGAAGCAAAGTTCTTTACCAATTTCTTGTTGGACCTATTGATGATGAAAATTGGAAAGGACCATACATAAGATTAAGAAAACAGGATATAGATGAAGAAGGCAATATTGTTGATGCATGGAATAATCCAATTATCTATAAATATCCACAGGAAGAATATGAAAATACTCCATATATAATTTTTTCATTTGGACCTGATGGTAAAAAAAATACAAAAGATGATATTGGCAACTGGTAA
- a CDS encoding FAD-binding protein — protein MIKIIYEKCNLCKNCIESCPFGALEIKENKININEKCTLCGLCIKNCPEQALYKEEKEIKIDTSDYKGIWFFAETREKGISSVSYEMLSACLKLKEKLNEEISGVLLGGDVSSFASQLIERGCDNVYIVENEKLQTFKEQTFADAFSKLIKKYKPSIVIAAATMIGRSFIPFTAARIKTGLTADCTDIDIDEETGLLVQTRPTFGGNLMARIICKNHRPQMATIRPKIFSPAEVIDGKEGKIIKENIEIDIEENVEVIGRERVENVVDLQEAEIIISGGRGIKAAENFSLIRELAGLLGAAVGSSRAAVDSGWIPYPHQVGQTGKTVKPKIYIACGISGAIQHLAGMQTSDYIIAINKDPDAPIFKVANLGIVGDVFEILPLLIKKLKQIKGG, from the coding sequence ATGATAAAAATAATTTATGAAAAATGTAATTTATGTAAAAATTGTATTGAAAGTTGCCCATTTGGTGCACTTGAAATAAAAGAAAATAAAATCAATATAAATGAAAAATGTACCCTTTGTGGATTATGTATAAAGAACTGTCCTGAACAGGCACTTTATAAAGAAGAAAAAGAAATAAAAATTGATACATCTGATTATAAAGGAATATGGTTTTTTGCTGAAACAAGAGAAAAAGGAATTTCTTCTGTTTCTTATGAAATGCTTTCTGCCTGTTTGAAACTAAAAGAAAAATTAAATGAAGAAATATCAGGAGTTCTTTTAGGCGGAGATGTGTCCTCTTTTGCTTCTCAACTAATAGAAAGGGGATGTGATAATGTTTATATTGTGGAAAATGAAAAACTACAGACATTCAAAGAACAAACTTTTGCTGATGCATTTTCTAAACTTATTAAAAAATACAAGCCAAGTATTGTCATTGCTGCTGCTACAATGATTGGAAGGTCATTTATACCTTTTACTGCTGCAAGAATAAAAACAGGACTTACTGCTGACTGTACAGATATTGATATTGATGAAGAAACAGGGCTATTAGTTCAGACAAGACCAACTTTTGGTGGAAATTTAATGGCAAGAATTATATGTAAAAATCATCGTCCTCAAATGGCAACAATAAGACCAAAAATTTTCTCTCCTGCAGAAGTAATTGATGGGAAAGAAGGGAAAATAATTAAAGAAAATATTGAGATTGATATAGAAGAAAATGTTGAAGTTATTGGTAGAGAAAGAGTTGAAAATGTTGTTGACTTACAGGAAGCAGAAATAATTATTTCTGGTGGAAGAGGAATAAAAGCAGCAGAAAATTTTTCCCTTATAAGGGAACTTGCAGGACTTTTAGGGGCAGCAGTTGGTTCTTCTCGTGCTGCTGTTGATTCTGGTTGGATACCCTATCCTCACCAGGTTGGGCAAACTGGAAAAACTGTAAAACCCAAAATTTATATTGCATGTGGAATTTCAGGAGCAATTCAACATCTTGCAGGTATGCAAACATCTGACTATATTATTGCAATAAATAAAGACCCTGATGCACCTATATTTAAAGTTGCAAATTTAGGAATTGTTGGAGATGTTTTTGAAATTTTACCTTTACTTATTAAAAAATTAAAACAAATAAAAGGAGGATAA
- a CDS encoding D-lyxose/D-mannose family sugar isomerase → MITRKKAEELKERAYKMLQKAGIVITEEEYKNMEVVDHGLNEPEKYGVQIIVYVNNERYCAKEMVLIPGQTVCEHKHPPISRTNPGKQETFRCRYGEVYLYVPGIPAKNPKAKLPEDREKYFTVWNEIILKPGQQYTIVPNTLHWFQAGKEGAIVSEFSSQSLDETDIFTDPDVKRITEIAEND, encoded by the coding sequence ATGATTACAAGAAAAAAGGCAGAAGAATTAAAAGAGAGAGCATATAAAATGCTTCAAAAAGCAGGAATTGTTATAACGGAAGAAGAATATAAAAATATGGAAGTTGTTGACCATGGATTAAATGAACCAGAGAAATACGGAGTGCAAATTATTGTTTATGTAAACAATGAGAGGTATTGTGCAAAAGAAATGGTTTTAATTCCTGGACAGACAGTTTGTGAACATAAACATCCTCCAATATCCAGAACAAATCCCGGTAAACAGGAAACATTTAGATGTAGATATGGAGAAGTTTATCTTTATGTACCTGGTATTCCTGCTAAAAATCCAAAAGCAAAATTACCAGAAGATAGAGAAAAATATTTTACAGTATGGAATGAGATTATTTTGAAACCAGGTCAACAATATACAATTGTCCCGAATACATTACATTGGTTTCAGGCAGGAAAAGAAGGAGCAATTGTTTCTGAATTTTCTTCCCAAAGTTTAGATGAGACAGATATTTTTACAGACCCGGATGTTAAAAGAATAACAGAGATAGCGGAAAATGATTAA